One Ricinus communis isolate WT05 ecotype wild-type chromosome 7, ASM1957865v1, whole genome shotgun sequence genomic region harbors:
- the LOC8261660 gene encoding BTB/POZ domain-containing protein SR1IP1 encodes MVELAQDEIAPTTPAAAATNMSSKKKELLTTAMKRTSEWIFSQEIPSDVTVHAGGVSFSLHKFPLVSKCGYIRKLVSESSDADLGEIEIPDIPGGAEAFELAAKFCYGINFEISTENIALLRCGADYLEMTEDYAVGNLVARSESYLNEVALKSLAGAVTILHLAENLLPVAEKVKLVSRCIDAIAYMACKESQFSISGRSDSGNKDVLSSLTSQPKPIVDWWAEDLTVLRIDIFQRVLSAMMGRGFKQYALGPILMLYAQKSLRGLETFGKGRKKIELQQEHEKRVVLETIVSLLPREKYVLSVSFLSMLLRAAIYLETTVACRLDLEMRMALQLGQAVLDDLLIPSYSFTGDTLFDVDTVQRIMMNYLEYEVEGNRMGYQADDEYVSPPPSDMERVGKLMENYLAEIASDRNLTVARFIGLAELIPEQSRITEDGMYRAIDIFLKAHPAISDMERKKVCSLMDCQKLSREACAHAAQNDRLPVQTVVQVLYYEQQRLRDVMIGGDSPTLPTKVNLYATNNHPVSDEISSLKRENEDLKLELVKMKMRLKEIEKSGGGRSVTSSPALNSPSADKPPLPRKSFINSVSKKLGRLYPFVRGEGDSFAKARAKPSKNRRHSIS; translated from the exons ATGGTGGAGCTTGCTCAGGACGAAATTGCACCCACCACTCCTGCTGCAGCTGCTACTAACATGTCATCCAAAAAGAAAGAGCTTCTGACTACTGCCATGAAGAGAACCAGTGAATG GATTTTCTCTCAGGAAATCCCCAGCGATGTTACAGTTCATGCTGGTGGAGTTTCTTTTTCATTGCATAAG TTTCCGTTAGTCTCCAAGTGTGGTTACATAAGAAAACTGGTATCAGAATCAAGTGATGCCGATCTCGGTGAGATTGAAATCCCTGATATCCCTGGCGGGGCGGAAGCTTTTGAACTTGCAGCCAAGTTCTGCTATGGaatcaattttgaaataagtacTGAAAACATTGCCCTGCTTCGATGCGGGGCAGATTATTTAGAGATGACTGAGGATTATGCAGTTGGAAATTTAGTAGCAAGATCTGAATCCTACTTGAATGAAGTGGCACTTAAGAGCCTTGCTGGGGCCGTTACCATCTTGCATTTAGCAGAAAATCTTCTTCCAGTTGCAGAGAAAGTAAAATTGGTAAGTAGATGCATAGATGCAATAGCATACATGGCCTGCAAGGAAAGCCAGTTTTCTATATCAGGTAGGTCTGATAGCGGCAATAAGGATGTGCTTTCTTCCCTCACGTCTCAACCAAAACCCATTGTTGATTGGTGGGCTGAAGATTTAACTGTTCTCAGGATTGATATATTCCAAAGAGTTTTGAGTGCAATGATGGGCAGAGGGTTTAAACAATATGCTCTTGGTCCTATACTTATGCTCTATGCGCAGAAATCTCTTCGAGGTTTG GAAACATTTGGAAAGGGGAGGAAGAAAATTGAACTACAACAGGAGCATGAAAAGAGAGTTGTTTTAGAGACAATAGTGAGTCTTCTTCCAAGGGAAAAATATGTACTCTCAGTTAGCTTTCTATCTATGCTGCTTCGTGCTGCAATATATCTCGAAACAACGGTTGCTTGCAGGCTTGATTTGGAGATGAGGATGGCCTTGCAATTAGGACAGGCTGTATTGGATGACCTTTTGATTCCTTCTTACTCATTCACTGGGGACACATTGTTTGATGTGGATACAGTTCAGAGGATCATGATGAATTACCTCGAATACGAAGTCGAAGGAAACAGAATGGGGTACCAAGCAGATGATGAGTATGTTTCTCCTCCTCCAAGTGACATGGAACGCGTTGGGAAGCTGATGGAGAACTACCTGGCTGAAATAGCTTCTGACCGGAACTTAACTGTTGCAAGATTCATCGGTCTTGCAGAACTTATTCCAGAACAATCAAGGATAACAGAAGATGGGATGTATAGGGCCATAGACATCTTCCTCAAG GCTCATCCTGCTATAAGTGACATGGAGAGGAAGAAAGTATGCAGTTTGATGGATTGTCAGAAACTGTCTAGAGAGGCTTGTGCTCATGCTGCACAGAATGACCGTCTTCCTGTTCAGACTGTGGTTCAGGTGCTATACTACGAGCAACAACGCCTACGAGATGTTATGATTGGTGGAGATTCCCCTACACTTCCAACTAAAGTGAACTTGTACGCCACTAATAATCATCCTGTTTCTGATGAGATCTCCAGCCTAAAGAGAGAGAATGAAGACCTGAAACTAGAGctagtgaaaatgaaaatgcgATTGAAAGAAATCGAAAAATCTGGAGGAGGAAGATCAGTAACAAGCAGTCCAGCGTTGAACTCTCCATCTGCTGATAAACCTCCTTTGCCTCGAAAATCATTTATAAACTCGGTATCGAAAAAGCTTGGACGGCTTTATCCTTTTGTGCGTGGTGAGGGTGATTCTTTTGCCAAAGCTCGGGCAAAACCTAGCAAGAATCGTCGACATTCCATATCCTGA
- the LOC8261659 gene encoding uncharacterized protein LOC8261659 produces the protein MEKFLKPYDKEFMRMAMLKHEETFKEQVNELHRLYRIQKILMRNIGSKRPNTQGSQELWNSKNSISFAQKSIMKLDLERPADQDYAVESSGDHRAALEIIDESEIELTLGPSSYNRGNRKKRETPLTSDSGPSSFSSSSTGSSHINKTASSLGHHKKMNTKKSEEASGGRELGIVQVPDMTLGNYQSENRTSSNIDVDEQLRQERLKQPPWLFQVLSLNMT, from the exons ATGGAGAAATTTCTCAAGCCTTATGACAAGGAATTCATGAGAATGGCCATGTTGAAACATGAAGAAACATTCAAAGAGCAG GTGAATGAACTTCATCGACTATATCGAATCCAGAAGATACTTATGAGGAACATTGGCAGCAAAAGGCCTAATACACAAGGTAGTCAAGAATTATGGAACTCCAAGAATAGCATTAGTTTTGCACAGAAGTCTATAATGAAACTGGACTTGGAAAGGCCGGCTGATCAAGATTATGCTGTAGAATCAAGTGGTGATCATAGAGCTGCCTTGGAGATTATCGACGAGAGTGAGATTGAGCTAACGCTGGGTCCTTCAAGTTATAACAGAGGGAATAGGAAGAAACGTGAGACGCCATTAACGTCAGATTCCGGACCTTCAAGCTTCTCTTCATCTTCCACTGGATCTAGTCACATTAACAAGACTGCAAGTTCTTTAGGCCAtcataagaaaatgaatacAAAAAAATCAGAAGAAGCATCAGGTGGGCGCGAATTGGGGATTGTTCAGGTTCCTGATATGACATTGGGCAATTACCAAAGTGAAAATAGAACTAGTAGTAATATTGACGTTGATGAACAATTGAGACAAGAGAGACTAAAGCAGCCACCTTGGCTTTTCCAAGTTTTGAGTCTGAACATGacctga